ACCGAGTTCGACAGACCGAGCGGCGCGCCGAGCGCCACGGCGGTGTCGCCGACGTTCAGCTTCGACGAGTCCGCGAAGTCGATCGGCGTCAGGTCAGACGCATCGGTCAGCTTGATGACCGCGAGGTCGTAGATCGGGTCGGTGCCGACGACGGTCGCCGCGAAGATGCGGCCGTCCGAGGTCGTGACGCGGATCGTCGGATCGGCGGCCGCGCCTCCGAGCGTGACGACGTGCGTGTTGGTGAGCACGTAGCCGTCATCGCTGATGATGACGCCCGATCCGCTGCCCGCCTCGTCGGAGCCCGCCACCTCGATCGTGACGACCGAGGGCAGGGCCTCCGTGGCGACGGCCGTGGTCTCGTTCACCGAGCCAGGGTTGTTGACGGTCACCGTGTCGGGTCCCTGAGCGACTCCCGTGGAGCGGTCGTCGGAGATGCCGTTGAGGATCGCACCGCCGCCGAATCCGGCGACTCCACCCACGAGGGCTGCGGCGACCACGATCGCGGCGAACTTCACCCCGGCGCGCGGCTTCTGGTCCTTCGTCTTCACGGAACCGTCCGGCGACTGCTCCGGCGCGGTCGCGGTGTGGATGCCGAACGCCGCTCCCGGGGCCGTCGCGACCGGTGCCCCCGGGTGAGTGGGCCCGGTCTGAGCGGCCGCGCCGTACGGGTGGTGCTGGGGGGCGTTCCCGCTCGTCGGCGCGGGCGGCACGAACGCGGCCGGCGTCTCGAACGTGGGCGTCGGTGCGGCAGCGGCCGGCTGCGCCGGAGCCGACGGCTGCGCCGGCGACGATGCGAAAGTCGACGGCACCTCGTGGCCGTGGCCCTGGATGTCAGCGGCGGCACCGGTCGTCGAACGGTCGACGGCCTCTGCTGCCTCGGTGGGCGGCACGGCGTCGTTCGACGCGGGTGCCGAGTGGTCCTGGGTGCTGTCTTCGTTCATGGTGTGTGCTCCTTCAACAACGCCCCTTCAGAGTGACGCCTGTATCTGTGCGTTTCGTATGGCGAAGATGAGTTTCCGCTATGGCCTTAGCCTGTTGTTCATGAGTGTCATCCCCGGCGCATGGCGGCGCACGGCAGCGGGAGCCGGTCTGCTCGCATCCGACGGAACCGTCGCGCCCACCATCTTCGCAGAGATGTCGGCCGCTGCGGCCCGAACGGGCGCGATCAATCTCGGTCAGGGCTTCCCCGATCAGGACGGTCCGGCCGAGGTGCTCGAGGCGGCGCGCGAGGCGATCGCCAGCGGGGCCAATCAATACCCGCCGGGTCGCGGCATCCCCGACCTGCTCGCGGCGATCAGCGAGCACCAGCGACGCTTCTACGGCCTCGAGGTCGATCCGCAGCGTGAGGTGATCGTGACCGCGGGCGCGACCGAGGCACTCACGGCGACGCTCCTCGCTCTCATCGACGGGCCGGACGATGAGGTCGTCGTGTTCGAGCCGTACTACGACTCGTACGCGGCCGCTGTCGCCCTCGCCGGCGCCCGCCTGCGTACGGTCCCCCTGCGCGCTCCCGACTTCCAGCCGGATCTCCAGCGCCTGGCAGAGGCGGTGACCGACCACACCCGCATCATCCTCGTCAACGACCCGCACAATCCCACCGGAGCGGTGTTCGATCGCGCGGTGCTCGCCGAGGTGGTGCGGCTCGCCCACCTCCACGACGCGATCATCGTCACGGACGAGGTCTACGAGCACCTCGCCTTCCACGCCCCGCACACCCCCATCGCCACGCTTCCGGGTGCGGCCGAGCGCACCCTCACGATCTCCTCGGCGGGGAAGACATTCTCCGCCACCGGGTGGAAGATCGGCTGGGTGCACGGCCCTGCGGAGCTCATCACCGCCGTCCTGACGGTGAAGCAGTACCTGACCTACGTCAACGGTTCGCCGTTCCAGCCCGCCATCGCGGTCGGGCTGCGCCTCGACGATCACTTCTTCGCGGATGCCGCGTCGACCCTCGCTCGCAAGCACGAGATCCTCGGTGCCGGGCTGCGATCAGCCGGGTTCACGGTGCATCCGCCACAGGGCGGCTACTTCACGGTCGCCGATGCCACCGACCTCGGCGGAGCGGATGCCGTCGCGTTCTGCCGTGCGCTGCCCGAGCGTGCGGGGGTCGTCGCGATCCCGCTCGCCGCGTTCGTCTCGGACGAGCGGCGCGGCGACTACGCCGGTCTCGTGCGATTCGCCGCCTGCAAGCGCGTCGAGGTGCTCGAAGAGGCTGCGAGGCGGCTCGCGTCGAGCTTCTGACTCTCGGAGACGGCTCGAGCGGTCAGCTCGAACGGTCAGCAGGGCGCGACCGCGTAGCGACGCACCCGCAGCGACGGGTTGACCGCCCGCACCCGCTCGATGGCGGCGCGTTCGACGGCTGCCACGGCGATGCCCTCGGCGGTCCCGACTCCCGCCAGCACGACACCCTGCGGGTCGACGATCTGCGAGTGGCCCACCCCGATCGGCGTGGGATGGTCAGCGGCGATCACGTACGTGGTGTTCTCGATCGCGCGCGCGGCGAGCAGGGTGGTCCAGTGAAGCTCCTTGAGCGGACCTCGCACCCATTCGGCCGGCACCACGAGAGCATCTGCTCCGGCGTCGACGAGCGTGCGCGCCACCTCGGGGAAGCGCAGGTCGTAGCACGTCATCAGCCCGAAGCGGATGCCGGCGAGATCGAAGGTCGCGGCGCCCAGCTCCCCTGCCTCGATCCAGTCGGACTCGGTCTGCCCGAAGGCGTCGTACAGATGCTGCTTGCGGTATGTCGCGAGGATCCCGTCGCCGCGCACCGCAACGAGGGTGTTGCGCACGTGCTCGGAGTCCGTGGCCCTCTCGACGAGGCCGGCCACGATCACGACGCCGTGATCGGCCGCGAGCGCCGTGAGCGTCGAGACGAAGTCGCCATCGAGGGTCTCCGCATTCTCCGCGAGCGTCTCATCCATCGGGTCCACGAAGTAGCTCGAGTACTCGGGGAACACGATCAACCGGGCTCCCCGTGCTGCCGACTCGGCGGTGAGCCGCGCGATGCGCTCCCGGTTATCCGCGCGTGATGCCGTCGGCGCGAACTGGCAGACGGCGACGGGAACGGCGGCGGATGGGGTCTCGGTCATGCCCATATCCTTCCTCATCCGACCTGGCGCGGCCTCGATTCGCGCCCTCCTGATTCGCGTGTTAGGCTATAAAACGTGCCGCGGGGTGGAGCAGTTCGGTAGCTCGCCGGGCTCATAACCCGGAGGTCGCAGGTTCAAATCCTGTCCCCGCAACGAGAATGCGACACAAGAAAGGCCCCTGGTCGGAGAGATCCTGATCAGGGGCCTTTCGCATGCGCCCGCGCGGCGCCCGTTGCGTGCGGCGTCAGCGAGAGGTGCGACCGAGTCGCCCGCGCATCCTCTGGCTAGACTGTCCCACCGAACAGCCGCGCCACTTGCGAAGGTGCGAGCGGCAGCATCCGTGAGGGGGAGCTCCACCATGACGCAGACACCAGACGCCGCCACAGCGGACCGTGGCGCGTTCACATCCCGCCCATCGCGGCGGGCGACCATCGGCCTCTGGATCGGTGCGGCGGCGCTGCTCCTCTCCGCAGGGCTGATCGTGCAGTTCCTGCCCGTCCCTGCGCTGCTCGTCGCCGCCGCAGCCGCTGCGCTCGTTGCGGGCACCGCTGTGGTCCTCGGCGTACGAGGTCGGCGCTCCTCGGTGCCGCGCACGGGCACCGCGGCCCTCCTCGTCGCAGCGACCGCACTCATCGTCGATGTCATCCTCATCGTCGTGATCGCCGTCGGCGCGCTCGGAGGCAGCGGACTCAGCCAGGTCGAGGTGCGAGCCACGGGCGGCCCCGTCTTCACCGTGTCCTACGCGGACGACGCCCAGTCGTACGACGAGGAGTGGTCCGACAGCGGCTGGAAGCAGTACACGACCACGGGTGATACGGCGGAGATCACCGTGACCGCTTCGGACGATGACGCGGTCGCGACGGTGAGCTGCGAGATCCTGTGGAACGGCGAGTCGGTCGTGGAGCAGAGCGGCGTCGGCTCCGTCACCTGCCGCTACGACGCGAACTGATCGGGCCGCCCCTCCGCAGCCGATCTCCCCGACGGCGAGAGACCGTGTCCGAGGCGACGGTCCTCAGCTGCCGCCCCTGTCGATCACGGGGTGCTCCAGGTCTGCGTAGTCGACGAGGATCGTCGCGCGCTCCGCGGGCCGACACTCGCGGAGGTACAGTCGCTGGCCGCCGACGTATCGAGCATTCTCCTCGGCGTCGGGGTCCGGAGAGGATTCGTCTCGCACAGCCATCCGCGGGACGGACACGTCGAAAGGCACATCGAGGAAGATCGTCGCGTCCCAGACCTCGCGGAGCTCAGGCCTGTGCAGGAAGATGCCGTCCACGAGCAGGATCACTCCCCGCGGTACCGGATGCCGGGGACCGGTGAGGACCGCATCCGTCTCGACATCGTGAGCGGCGGACAGATACGTTCCCGTCCCGGCTCGGAAGGGGGCCACCACCTCGTGAAGGAATCGGTCGTAGTCGTACGAGTCGCGCCAGAAGCCCTCGGCAGACCCGCGGCCCCGCCGATATCGATGCTCGCGCTGATGGTGGAAGCCGTCGATGCTCACTCGCTCGACGCGATCGGACTCGCACAGGACGACGGCCAGGTCATCGGCCAGACGCGTCTTCCCCGCGCCGTCGACCCCGTCCACCCCGACGATCACGGAAGCGCCGGGGGTGGGTCGCGGGATGCTGCGAGCCAGCGCCGACAGGAAGAGGGATCGTGCCGTCGACTGGGTCATGCGGATCTCCGGTGGATGGATGCAGAATGGGCGCCCCCGAAGGGGCGCCCATTCTCGTGGTGTCGCAGCGGGATCACTCCCCCGCTGCGGACTCCAGTTCGAGCAGAGTGTTGACCGCGTCCGTGAGGCGCTTGTCCGCCTCGGCGAACGCCTCGAGGTCACCGGCCTTCAAGGCGGTCTCCCGGTCGGTGAGCGCCTGCTGAGCGGCGGCCAGGGCTTCCGCCTGGGCGTCGGTCGGCTCGGTGGGCTCGGTCGGCACCTCGCCCGTGTCGGGATCGGGCTCCGTCGGCTCCACCTCGTCGTCGCCGCCGGTCGCACCCGCGTCACCGCCGAAGAGGGTGTCGAGGGCCTCGGTCAGAGTGTCCTCGAACGCCACCTTGTCTCCGAACGCCACGAGAACCTTCTGCAGACGCGGGAGCTTCGTGCCCTCGGACGACTGCACGTAGACCGGCTGCACGTAGAGCAGACCGCCACCGACCGGCAGGGTCAGCAGGTTCCCGTACAGGACCTCCGACTCTCCCTGCTGCAGCAGGTTGAGCTGCGGCACCACGGCCGTGTCCGAGTTGTAGGTGTTCTGCACCTGACCTGGACCTGGGACCGTCGTATCCGTGTCGATCTCGAGCATCCTGAGCTGCCCGTATCCCTCCGCCTTCACGCCGGCCTCTGAGCCGGCATCCGAGTCGACGGCGAGGTAGCCCATCAGCACGTCGCGGTTGCTGCCGCCCTGCGCCGACGGGATGAACGTCGAGAACATCGAGAACCGCGGCGAATCCTGCCCCGGCATCTGCATCGTCAGGTAGTACGGCGGCTGCAGCACCGCATCGCTGCGCGGGTCGTTCGGGGTCTGCCAGCGGTTGTCCTGCTGGGCGAACGATCCGGCGGTGTCGATGTGGTAGGTGCCGAGCACGTCGCGCTGCACCTTGAACAGGTCGGTCGGGTAGCGGACGTGGCTCATCAGATCGCCCGACATCTCGCTGACCGGCTTGAGCGTCGACGGGTAGATCTTCTGCCACGTCTGCAGCACCGGATCCTCCGCATCCCAGGCGTACAGGGTCACGGAGCCGTCGTATGCGTCGACCGTCGCCTTGACCGAGTTGCGGATGTAGTTGATCTCGTCGATGGCCAGCGTCGGCGACGGCACGTTCGAGTCGGCGATCGCGTCGGACAGGCTCACGCTCGTCGAGTACGGGTACGTCGAGCTCGTGGTGTATCCGTCGATGATCCAGACGATCTTGCCGTCCACGACGCTCGGGTACGGGTCGCTGTCGAGCTCGAGGTACGGGGCCACCTTCTGCACGCGCGTCTTCGGGTTGCGGTCGTACAGGATCTGCGAGTCGTCGTTCACAAGGTTCGAGAACAGGATCTGCTCGGACTGGAACTTCAGCGCGTACAGCAGCTTGGTGAAGGTGTTGCCGATCTTCGGTCCGCCGTCGCCCTCGAAGGTCGTCTTCGTCTCGTTGGAGCCGTCCTTGCCGCGCGGGTAGTCGATCTCGACCGGGTCGGCACCGTCGGGACCGCCGACGATCGAGTACTCGGGCGAGGTCTCGCCGAAGTAGACGCGGGGCTCGAACTTCTCGCCGTCGGTGAGGAATCCGGACGACGGGATGCCGCGCTCGAGGAACACCGGCTCTCCGTCGCTGGTGCGCTGGTTGCCTGCGGCGGCGACGAGGCCGTAGCCGTGCGTGTAGACCGCCACGCGGTTGTTCCAGTTGGTGACGTCGACGCCATCCATGTCGAGGTCGCGCACCGACACCACGGTGTCCTGCATGACGCCGTCGATCTCGTAGCGGTCGACGTCGAGGTTCTCCTGGAACTGGTAGTAACCGCGGTACTGCTCGAGCTGGCGGACGGCCGGGCTGATGACGGCGGGGTCGACGATGCGGATGGATGCCGTGGTCTCGGCATCCTCGCGCAGCTGCCCTGCCTCGGCATCCGTCTCGGCCTCGAACGGCGTGGTCTCGAGGTCGGCGACCCCGTACGCCTCCTTCGTGCCGTCGATGTTCTTCTGGTAGAACTCCGCCTGGTAGGCGTTCTGGTTCGGGCGCACCTGGAAGGTGGTCACCGCCCACGGGAAGCCGACGCCGACGACGAGCGATGCGACGATCAGCAGCGCGGTCGCGGCGAGCGGGAAGCGCCACCGGCCGATGACGGCCGTGACGAAGAAGAGGATCGCGACGATCGCGGCGATGATCGTGAGGATCGCGAGACCGGGGATCGTGGCGTTGACCCCGGTGTACGCCGGTCCGACGATCCTGTCGTCCTGGGCGACCAGGGTCTTGTAGCGGTCGAGCCAGAGGCTCGCCGCCTGCACCAGGAGGTAGAGCCCCGCGATGACCGCGAGCTGGATGCGTGCCGGCTTCGAGATGCGCAGCTCGCCCTGGCCGATGCGGACCGAGCCGTACAGGTACGACACGAGCGCCGTCACGATGAGCGTGAGCAGCAGCACCGCCGATACGAAGGCGAGCAGGATCGAGTAGAACGGCATGGCGAACATGTAGAAGCCCGTGTCCATGCCGAACTGCGGGTCGGTGGCGTCGGTGGCGACGCCGTTCGCCCAGAGCCAGACCGTCTTCCACTGGCTCGCCGCGGAGAAGCCGGCGAAGAGCCCGAAGAAGATCGGCATGCCCCACATCGCCAGGCGACGCAGCGGCTCGATGACCTCCTGGTACCTGTCGAGCTGCGAGCTGAGCCGCACGTAGACGGGCCGCAGCCGGTAGGCGAGCTGGATGGCCACGAACAGCGGCACGGCCATGCCGAGGAATCCGACGACGAACATCACCGCCGTGGCGAACCATTGGGTGGTGAGCACTCCCGCGAAGCCCACCTGGTCGAACCAGAGGAATTCGGTGTAGAGCGACGCGAAGACGAAGAAGACGGCGATCAGCGCGGCGATGATCGCCAACGAGATGCCGAAGATTCGTCGCGAGGTTCGAGGAGTGGCCGGGTTCGGTGCGGAAGTCGAGGTCACCCTTCCATCCTAGGCTCGCCTTACTGTGCTGCGGCTGTCATCCCCGTCACGGGGAGGTCACGACGTCGCAGGACGGGAGCGAATCGACGTCGCCCCCCTCGGCGATGACATCCAGCGCCGCGAGGGATTCCTCGAGCGTCCCGGTGCTGATGACCGTGAGTCCGTCGGGCACGTGCCCGACCACCTCGTCGCAGTTCGTCGTGGGGGCGAGGAAGTACTCGGCCCCCGCGTCGCGGGCGCCGTAGAGCTTCTGACGGATGCCGCCGATCGGCCCGACCGTGCCGTCGGCCTCGATCGTGCCGGTGCCTGCGACGTTCTCTCCGCCGTTGAGCTCCCCCTCGGTGAGGGTGTCGATGATGCCGAGGGCGAACATCATGCCCGCGCTCGGACCGCCGACGTTGTCGAGCTGTAGCGTGACGTCGATCTCGAAGTCGTAGTCGGTACGCAGAGTCACCCCGATGAGCCACGTGGTCGCATCGCCGTCGATCTGCTTCTCGGGCGTGACCTCGACGACCTTCTCCTCGCCGACCCGCTGCACGGTCAGCTCGACGGGGTCGCCGCCGGCATCCTGGATCGCCTGGCGCAGCTGCTTCGCCGACGTCACCGCTGTGCCGTCGATCGCGGTGATGACGTCCTCCGCCTCGATGCTGCCCTCGGCGGGTGCGTCCTCGACGACCTCCTGGACCACCACGGCCGCACCGGTGTCGTAGCCCAGCTCGCCGAGAGCCGCAGCCGTCGCCTCGTGCTGGGAGTCGACCATCAGGGTCGCGTTGCGCTCATCGCGCTGCTCCGTGGTCACGCCCTCGGGGAACACCGACTCGAGCGGCACGACCGCTCGGGACGAGTCCATCCAGGCCAGCGCGAGCTCGAACCAGCTCGGCGTGCGCTCGCGGTTGCCCACGACCTGCACGGTGGTGAGGTCGAGCGAGCCGGCGGTCTCGAACGTCTCCGCACCTTCGACCTGGATCAGAGGCACCTGCTCGCCCTCGGGTCCGGCAGCCGTGCCGAGGGTGTCGTACACGGGACCCGGTCGCTGGATGACGTAGGGCGTGGGGAGGAAGGTCAGCACGACGAGCGCGATCAGCGCCACGATCAGCGACCAGACTCCCAGTCCGAGCTTCACAGACCGGGTTCGGTCCACAGGTTTCCTCCGTCGTTCGCGGGCGGCGTACAGCGATCTGCCCGCGTCGGGGTCTCGGGGCCGCTCCTGTGACTAGCGTAGATGCCACGGCTTCAGACGTGCTGAGAGGCGAGCGACATGTCAGACAACGACCCCACCCCCGAGGACTTCCAGGAGTTCCTGCGACGAATGATGTCCGGCCAGGGCGCCGGCGACATCGACCCCGAGGCGCTGCAGAACGCCTTCTCGGGTATGGAGGGGATCGAGCTCGACCCGGCGATGATGCAGACCATCATGGCGCAGCTGCAGGGAGCGTTCGGCGGGGATCCGTGGGAGAACGCGCTGCGGCAGGCGCTGCACATCGCGAACCGCGACGGCCTCGGCATCACCGACGGCTCGCGCACCTCGCTCGTCGACTCGTTCGCCCTCGCCGACCTCTGGCTGAGTGAGGCGACCACCATCTCCGAACTCGCGGAGGCGCCCAGAGCCATGACGCGCGGCGAGTGGGTCGAGGCCACGCTGCCCGTGTGGCAGGAGATCGCGGGGCCCGTCTCGACGAGCATCGCCGATGCGCTCACGAGCGCCCTCGACACTCAGGTGCCTGAAGAGATGCGCGGCGTCGTGCAGGGAGCGGGAAAGCTCATGCGGGGCCTCGGCGGCTCCGTCTTCGCCGCGCAGTTCGGCCAGGTGCTCGGCAACCTCTCGCTCGAGGTCGTGTCGGGCGGCGACGTAGGCATCCCCGTGCTCCCAGCGGGCACGGCGGCCGTGATCCCGCAGAACCTCACCGCCTTCGGCGAGGGACTCGAGATCCCCGAGGACCAGATCACCCTCTACCTCGCGACGCGCGAGCTGGCGTACGCGCGGCTGTACCGGCACGCCAAGTGGCTGCATCTGCATGTCATGGCGCAGATCACCGACTTCGCCCGCGGAGTGACGGTCGACGTCGACGCGCTCGAAGACGTCGCGAGCAGGCTCGACCCCTCCAACCCGGAGGAGTTGCGTGCGGCCATCGAGGGCGGCGCCCTGCTCCCGGCCCAGACGGATGCGCAGCGCGATGCCCTCGCCCGGCTCGAGAACCTGGTCGCGACGATCGACGGCTGGGTCGACGTGGTCACCGCACAGGCGACCTCCCGTCTGCCGGACGGGGCGCGGATCGCAGAGGCTGCCCGGCGCCGTCGCGCCGTGGGCGGTCCCGCCGAGGACGCCCTCGGCGCCCTCGTCGGACTCAAGCTCCGACCGCGGCGACTGCGTGAGGCCTCCGCGATGTGGCAGGCGGTCACCGACGCTGTGGGCATCGAGGGACGCGACTCCCTCTGGGACTACCCCGACCTCATGCCCACGTCGGACGACATCGACGACCCGACAGCGCTCGTCGCGCGCCTGCAGGCCTCCGCACGGGGCGAGCAGCCCGTCGCCGACGAGTTCGATGAGGCCCTCGCCCGACTGCTCGACGGTGACGACTTCTCGGGTGAGCAGGCAGACGGCTCCGGAGAGAGCGCCGAGGGACCGCTCGACGCGGATGACGACAGCGAGGGCGACAGCGGGACCGGTGGCGACCGACCGGTGTGACCGTCCGGCGTGACCCGGGCGCACTCTTCCTCCACAGGGGTGCGACCGGCCGCGACTTCTCCACGGATGGTTTGTACAGCGCCATCCGGCCTCCGCAAGTCCGCAGAATCGGTGGATGTCCCCGCTGACGCCCGCGACCACGACCCGCCTGGATCCTGCCGTGCCCCTGCTGTGGCGCGACGGCGAGACACTGCAGATCGGGATCGAGGGCACACTGCGGATCGCCGCATCCGAGCCCTGGGTCGAGAGACTCGTCGCGCGGATGGCCGCCGGTTTCCGACGCCCCTCGTTCGACGTGATCGCGCATGCGGCCGGAGCCCCTC
This genomic interval from Microbacterium hydrocarbonoxydans contains the following:
- a CDS encoding aminotransferase class I/II-fold pyridoxal phosphate-dependent enzyme produces the protein MSVIPGAWRRTAAGAGLLASDGTVAPTIFAEMSAAAARTGAINLGQGFPDQDGPAEVLEAAREAIASGANQYPPGRGIPDLLAAISEHQRRFYGLEVDPQREVIVTAGATEALTATLLALIDGPDDEVVVFEPYYDSYAAAVALAGARLRTVPLRAPDFQPDLQRLAEAVTDHTRIILVNDPHNPTGAVFDRAVLAEVVRLAHLHDAIIVTDEVYEHLAFHAPHTPIATLPGAAERTLTISSAGKTFSATGWKIGWVHGPAELITAVLTVKQYLTYVNGSPFQPAIAVGLRLDDHFFADAASTLARKHEILGAGLRSAGFTVHPPQGGYFTVADATDLGGADAVAFCRALPERAGVVAIPLAAFVSDERRGDYAGLVRFAACKRVEVLEEAARRLASSF
- a CDS encoding carbon-nitrogen hydrolase family protein; translation: MTETPSAAVPVAVCQFAPTASRADNRERIARLTAESAARGARLIVFPEYSSYFVDPMDETLAENAETLDGDFVSTLTALAADHGVVIVAGLVERATDSEHVRNTLVAVRGDGILATYRKQHLYDAFGQTESDWIEAGELGAATFDLAGIRFGLMTCYDLRFPEVARTLVDAGADALVVPAEWVRGPLKELHWTTLLAARAIENTTYVIAADHPTPIGVGHSQIVDPQGVVLAGVGTAEGIAVAAVERAAIERVRAVNPSLRVRRYAVAPC
- a CDS encoding S1C family serine protease, which produces MNEDSTQDHSAPASNDAVPPTEAAEAVDRSTTGAAADIQGHGHEVPSTFASSPAQPSAPAQPAAAAPTPTFETPAAFVPPAPTSGNAPQHHPYGAAAQTGPTHPGAPVATAPGAAFGIHTATAPEQSPDGSVKTKDQKPRAGVKFAAIVVAAALVGGVAGFGGGAILNGISDDRSTGVAQGPDTVTVNNPGSVNETTAVATEALPSVVTIEVAGSDEAGSGSGVIISDDGYVLTNTHVVTLGGAAADPTIRVTTSDGRIFAATVVGTDPIYDLAVIKLTDASDLTPIDFADSSKLNVGDTAVALGAPLGLSNSVTTGIVSALNRSIQIASSALPDSSAEDAPQDDQQAPEDGEGEGPFQFDLPGNPGQQTTDTISIAVIQTDAAINHGNSGGALVNSKGELIGINVAIASSGSSEESGSIGIGFAIPSNIAQRVSEEIIADGAASHGLLGASVRDAASVEDASVAGAYIADVTGGGAAADAGLKADDIVTAFNGVPVTSASDLTAQVRAAAAGSDAKVTYIRNGKEFEADVTLGELAG
- a CDS encoding zinc-dependent metalloprotease gives rise to the protein MSDNDPTPEDFQEFLRRMMSGQGAGDIDPEALQNAFSGMEGIELDPAMMQTIMAQLQGAFGGDPWENALRQALHIANRDGLGITDGSRTSLVDSFALADLWLSEATTISELAEAPRAMTRGEWVEATLPVWQEIAGPVSTSIADALTSALDTQVPEEMRGVVQGAGKLMRGLGGSVFAAQFGQVLGNLSLEVVSGGDVGIPVLPAGTAAVIPQNLTAFGEGLEIPEDQITLYLATRELAYARLYRHAKWLHLHVMAQITDFARGVTVDVDALEDVASRLDPSNPEELRAAIEGGALLPAQTDAQRDALARLENLVATIDGWVDVVTAQATSRLPDGARIAEAARRRRAVGGPAEDALGALVGLKLRPRRLREASAMWQAVTDAVGIEGRDSLWDYPDLMPTSDDIDDPTALVARLQASARGEQPVADEFDEALARLLDGDDFSGEQADGSGESAEGPLDADDDSEGDSGTGGDRPV
- a CDS encoding UPF0182 family protein, with translation MTSTSAPNPATPRTSRRIFGISLAIIAALIAVFFVFASLYTEFLWFDQVGFAGVLTTQWFATAVMFVVGFLGMAVPLFVAIQLAYRLRPVYVRLSSQLDRYQEVIEPLRRLAMWGMPIFFGLFAGFSAASQWKTVWLWANGVATDATDPQFGMDTGFYMFAMPFYSILLAFVSAVLLLTLIVTALVSYLYGSVRIGQGELRISKPARIQLAVIAGLYLLVQAASLWLDRYKTLVAQDDRIVGPAYTGVNATIPGLAILTIIAAIVAILFFVTAVIGRWRFPLAATALLIVASLVVGVGFPWAVTTFQVRPNQNAYQAEFYQKNIDGTKEAYGVADLETTPFEAETDAEAGQLREDAETTASIRIVDPAVISPAVRQLEQYRGYYQFQENLDVDRYEIDGVMQDTVVSVRDLDMDGVDVTNWNNRVAVYTHGYGLVAAAGNQRTSDGEPVFLERGIPSSGFLTDGEKFEPRVYFGETSPEYSIVGGPDGADPVEIDYPRGKDGSNETKTTFEGDGGPKIGNTFTKLLYALKFQSEQILFSNLVNDDSQILYDRNPKTRVQKVAPYLELDSDPYPSVVDGKIVWIIDGYTTSSTYPYSTSVSLSDAIADSNVPSPTLAIDEINYIRNSVKATVDAYDGSVTLYAWDAEDPVLQTWQKIYPSTLKPVSEMSGDLMSHVRYPTDLFKVQRDVLGTYHIDTAGSFAQQDNRWQTPNDPRSDAVLQPPYYLTMQMPGQDSPRFSMFSTFIPSAQGGSNRDVLMGYLAVDSDAGSEAGVKAEGYGQLRMLEIDTDTTVPGPGQVQNTYNSDTAVVPQLNLLQQGESEVLYGNLLTLPVGGGLLYVQPVYVQSSEGTKLPRLQKVLVAFGDKVAFEDTLTEALDTLFGGDAGATGGDDEVEPTEPDPDTGEVPTEPTEPTDAQAEALAAAQQALTDRETALKAGDLEAFAEADKRLTDAVNTLLELESAAGE
- a CDS encoding PDZ domain-containing protein is translated as MDRTRSVKLGLGVWSLIVALIALVVLTFLPTPYVIQRPGPVYDTLGTAAGPEGEQVPLIQVEGAETFETAGSLDLTTVQVVGNRERTPSWFELALAWMDSSRAVVPLESVFPEGVTTEQRDERNATLMVDSQHEATAAALGELGYDTGAAVVVQEVVEDAPAEGSIEAEDVITAIDGTAVTSAKQLRQAIQDAGGDPVELTVQRVGEEKVVEVTPEKQIDGDATTWLIGVTLRTDYDFEIDVTLQLDNVGGPSAGMMFALGIIDTLTEGELNGGENVAGTGTIEADGTVGPIGGIRQKLYGARDAGAEYFLAPTTNCDEVVGHVPDGLTVISTGTLEESLAALDVIAEGGDVDSLPSCDVVTSP